One Candidatus Margulisiibacteriota bacterium genomic window carries:
- a CDS encoding SufD family Fe-S cluster assembly protein — MSEINKKGLKKNIKDIAEKSDLLIENMQPHVHPSQTEGIIYLPIAAGLKKYPQYRKKYWQLVAKDRNEITAAVAAGEMENGIFILAPKGTKNTVPLRTCFLINQNELEQKIHNLFIVEDDAELHIVTGCTVSSGTKRNKHLAVTEMYVGKGATLSYTMIHDWNPDTEVYPVTVIKQEKDSVFISNYVTFEAVKMMKSYPTAYIGENAIAHFNSMIFAPEGANYNVGSRGILEGENSKVEIISRNVSAGGTIIMPAHIKSTAKATKGHIECSALMLKDKCKLHAVPELESDSMDAELTHEAAIGKISQDELNYLMARGISEEEAKQIIIRGFLSLDIKGLPDHVKQQIEKALEMLSKASL; from the coding sequence ATGTCAGAAATAAATAAAAAAGGACTGAAAAAAAACATCAAAGATATTGCGGAGAAAAGTGATCTGCTTATAGAAAACATGCAGCCGCACGTTCATCCTTCGCAGACAGAAGGAATCATCTATCTGCCAATCGCGGCAGGGTTAAAAAAATATCCGCAGTATAGAAAGAAATACTGGCAGCTGGTTGCCAAAGACAGGAATGAAATTACCGCAGCAGTCGCGGCCGGCGAAATGGAAAACGGGATTTTTATCCTGGCGCCCAAAGGTACAAAAAATACTGTTCCGCTCAGGACCTGTTTTCTAATCAATCAAAATGAGCTGGAGCAGAAGATTCACAATTTATTTATAGTTGAAGATGACGCTGAACTGCATATAGTTACGGGTTGTACTGTATCCAGCGGTACCAAACGGAACAAACATCTGGCAGTAACGGAAATGTATGTGGGTAAAGGCGCAACGCTCAGCTATACTATGATACACGACTGGAACCCGGATACAGAAGTCTATCCTGTTACAGTTATCAAACAGGAAAAAGATTCGGTTTTTATTTCCAATTATGTAACTTTTGAAGCAGTAAAGATGATGAAATCCTATCCCACTGCCTATATAGGCGAAAATGCAATCGCGCACTTTAATTCTATGATTTTCGCACCGGAAGGGGCTAATTATAATGTAGGTAGTCGCGGCATTCTGGAAGGTGAAAATTCCAAAGTGGAGATTATCAGCCGGAATGTATCAGCCGGAGGGACAATAATTATGCCTGCCCATATCAAGAGTACAGCCAAAGCCACCAAAGGCCATATAGAGTGTTCTGCGCTGATGCTGAAAGACAAATGTAAACTGCATGCGGTGCCTGAGCTTGAATCGGACTCCATGGATGCCGAACTTACCCACGAAGCAGCCATCGGCAAGATTTCACAGGATGAACTGAATTATTTGATGGCGCGAGGCATATCTGAAGAAGAAGCTAAACAGATTATTATAAGAGGCTTTCTTTCATTGGATATTAAAGGTTTACCGGACCATGTCAAACAACAGATAGAAAAAGCGCTGGAAATGTTAAGCAAAGCTTCGTTATAA
- a CDS encoding UPF0489 family protein, which yields MQTKILSLLGANKIRAEDFSASADFYPSMFDFIADPTLTVKEQLTSIIMRFRKNFWLAGSVNDIKVGNYFVMSLYHDFMRDKSDFSYVRTRCQFELVQYQSWTCGLKNNVLLNIKGLPILVMDNHNFALPFIIYQFINRVLDMNCSMLHIDHHEDLNINYEFSLKQLLETEDINKKLEYFLKTTEIGSWQYHPLFGFSNEKTFVDKNKWQWLYLDKIADNRAEWGCVHHPDKKMAVSLKAISKSADLVDVDIDFLIPLEKTMSVQEKMQVLQGIIPIKILLKLQEVASLCSAAKAVTIATSPGFINQQRAIVYVKTLLNLIAKAR from the coding sequence ATGCAAACTAAAATTTTATCTTTATTAGGTGCGAATAAAATACGGGCGGAAGATTTTTCAGCATCAGCAGATTTTTATCCTTCGATGTTTGATTTTATTGCTGATCCCACATTAACTGTTAAAGAACAACTCACAAGTATTATTATGCGGTTCAGAAAAAATTTTTGGCTGGCGGGAAGCGTTAATGACATAAAAGTAGGAAATTATTTTGTAATGAGCCTATATCACGATTTTATGCGGGACAAAAGTGATTTTTCCTATGTCAGGACTAGGTGTCAGTTTGAACTTGTTCAATATCAAAGCTGGACTTGCGGGTTAAAAAATAATGTACTTCTCAATATCAAAGGTCTTCCCATCCTGGTTATGGATAATCACAATTTTGCTTTGCCATTTATTATTTATCAGTTTATCAACAGGGTACTGGATATGAATTGCAGTATGCTGCATATTGATCACCACGAGGATTTGAATATTAATTATGAATTCTCTTTAAAGCAGTTGCTGGAAACCGAAGATATAAATAAAAAACTGGAATATTTTTTAAAGACAACGGAAATAGGCTCCTGGCAGTACCATCCTTTATTCGGATTTTCCAATGAAAAGACTTTTGTGGATAAAAATAAATGGCAGTGGTTGTATCTGGATAAAATTGCAGATAACAGGGCCGAATGGGGGTGTGTTCATCATCCTGACAAAAAAATGGCAGTAAGTTTGAAGGCAATATCAAAATCCGCTGATTTGGTCGATGTTGATATCGATTTTTTAATTCCTTTGGAAAAAACAATGAGCGTACAAGAAAAAATGCAGGTTTTGCAGGGTATTATTCCGATAAAAATTTTGCTAAAACTACAAGAGGTCGCATCTCTTTGCAGCGCAGCCAAAGCAGTAACAATTGCTACCAGTCCCGGATTTATCAATCAGCAGCGCGCTATAGTTTATGTGAAAACACTTTTAAATTTGATAGCAAAAGCCAGATAA
- a CDS encoding DUF3157 family protein, with amino-acid sequence MKNILKILISILLLLGIGWAEEKDQTIELKNGKKVVLKSDYTWEYYKPPVKKIVVVFKDLKFGSTLSQFNQLYAAKKDDIKSWPDDGVYYFNDSFCNEPATLFFYFMQDSFFHGEVIFKIKPAKDEIVLNKYNSVKKVMISLYGQPTNDGKLYSEWLIDNNYSIKLLVTKEKNSLYLGALYNDNSLAGQLKKNKTEPAMGTISGQKVTLNKEIVPKEKIKVADPVGLEEDKKESMGTDKTQNKPENPTPVVVPKNKMNIDELKQFIEKLD; translated from the coding sequence ATGAAAAATATTTTGAAGATATTAATTTCTATTCTGCTGTTACTGGGTATAGGATGGGCCGAAGAAAAAGATCAGACCATAGAGCTTAAGAACGGTAAAAAGGTTGTTCTAAAATCCGATTATACCTGGGAATATTACAAACCCCCAGTAAAAAAAATAGTTGTTGTTTTCAAGGATTTGAAATTCGGGTCCACCCTCAGTCAGTTCAATCAATTATATGCAGCTAAAAAAGATGACATTAAATCCTGGCCGGATGATGGCGTTTATTATTTTAATGATAGTTTCTGCAATGAACCTGCAACTTTATTCTTTTATTTTATGCAGGACAGTTTTTTTCATGGAGAAGTAATATTTAAAATTAAGCCGGCCAAAGATGAAATTGTTCTTAATAAATACAATTCTGTAAAAAAAGTAATGATAAGTTTATACGGGCAACCGACAAATGACGGCAAACTTTATAGTGAGTGGTTGATAGATAACAATTACAGTATAAAATTGCTTGTTACCAAAGAAAAGAACAGCCTTTACCTTGGCGCACTTTATAATGATAATAGTCTGGCAGGTCAGCTGAAAAAAAACAAAACAGAGCCTGCGATGGGGACAATTTCAGGACAAAAAGTTACCCTGAATAAAGAAATTGTGCCCAAAGAAAAAATTAAAGTCGCAGATCCAGTGGGCCTGGAAGAAGATAAAAAAGAAAGCATGGGAACGGACAAAACCCAGAATAAACCCGAAAATCCAACACCAGTTGTTGTGCCGAAAAATAAAATGAATATTGATGAACTTAAACAATTTATAGAAAAACTGGACTAG
- a CDS encoding ABC transporter ATP-binding protein, whose amino-acid sequence MLKIENLTVQIQEKIVLKNINLHIPVGETHILFGPNGSGKSSLLLTVLGYPQYKIKKGKIFLKGKDITKLPVDERSQLGMGMLFQTPPMIKGLRLDMLLKRINPENYETHKRYVDRLDAEGLLPRDINVGFSGGERKRSELLQLVIQQPDFVMFDEPESGVDVENMKIIGKVTRELVQGDKIRDRHKSALIITHTGYILDYLSADRGYIMLDGELRCKGNPQEMFHNIQKNGFKICAKCYS is encoded by the coding sequence ATGTTAAAAATAGAAAATCTTACGGTTCAAATTCAGGAAAAAATTGTTTTAAAAAATATTAACCTTCATATCCCGGTTGGCGAAACCCATATTCTTTTCGGACCAAACGGGTCTGGTAAATCATCTTTGTTGCTTACCGTTCTTGGTTATCCGCAGTATAAGATTAAAAAAGGCAAGATATTTTTAAAGGGTAAGGATATTACCAAATTGCCTGTAGATGAAAGATCACAACTGGGTATGGGTATGTTATTTCAAACCCCCCCGATGATTAAGGGGCTTCGGTTGGATATGCTTCTGAAGCGTATAAATCCTGAAAATTATGAAACACACAAACGTTACGTGGATAGACTGGATGCTGAAGGGTTATTGCCAAGAGACATTAATGTCGGGTTTTCCGGAGGTGAGCGTAAACGCAGCGAATTATTACAGTTGGTAATCCAGCAACCTGATTTCGTTATGTTTGACGAGCCGGAGTCGGGAGTTGATGTGGAGAATATGAAAATTATCGGCAAGGTTACCAGAGAACTGGTTCAGGGTGATAAAATTCGTGACAGACATAAAAGCGCGTTGATTATCACTCATACAGGATATATTCTGGATTATTTATCTGCCGATCGCGGTTATATCATGCTGGATGGCGAGCTGCGCTGTAAAGGCAATCCTCAGGAAATGTTTCACAACATCCAGAAAAACGGGTTCAAAATTTGTGCGAAATGTTATAGCTAG